The Acaryochloris sp. CCMEE 5410 genome includes the window GAGTCCCCTCTGCTGAAGAACTGGATCATGACTGTTTTTGGCGCTATATGAAGGCATTACCAGAACGAGGGAGAATTGGGATATTCAATCGTTCGTATTACGAGGAAGTTCTTGTCGTGCGCGTTCATCCAGAATTACTGAATAGACAACAGTTACCGCCAGAGGTGAAAACTAATCGGATCTGGGAATCTCGCTTTGAGGAAATTAATAATTTTGAAAAATATCTTTCACAAAATGGCATTATTATTCTTAAATTCTTCCTGAATGTTTCTAAGGAGGAGCAAAAAAGCCGATTTTTAGACCGTATCAATAGACCAAAAAAAATTGGAAGTTTTCTGTCAGAGACTTTAAGGAACGGGCTTATTGGGATAAATACATGCATGCTTATGAAGAGCTTTTTAACCACACCAGTACTATCTGGGCTCCTTGGTATATCATCCCAGCCGACCGCAAATGGTTTACGCGTTTTGTAGTTGCTGACATTATTTGCAACAGATTAGCATCGCTAAAACTATCCTATCCTAAGGTAAGTGAAGCGCATCAAAAACAGCTTTTTGCAGAACTAAATAAACTAGGCAATTAAAAATTATGACTATGCAACTAAAAGTCCCCAATATAGTTTGTGGCGGTTGTGGAAAAGCCATTGCCAAAGCGATTCAGTCAATCGATCCGAATGCCGAAGTACAAACCGATCCTAAAACCAAACAAGTAACGGTAGAAACCCAAGCATCTCTTACATCTATAAGAAATGCGATCGCTGCTGCTGGTTACCCTGCTGATTGAATCAAAATCTTTAAATTGTCCAAAATATTCAAGGATGTCTGAATCATCCATCACGCGCTGACGCTTGTTCTGAATGACTTAACTTTAGCAAACAGTTAATATCCCATACATTTGGATGGAGTGATGTCATTTTAGACCGTTGGCGAATTTACTTAGCACACTATCAACTTTATCTATATTTCAATTGTGGTAAACGCTTTAAGAGTGTGATTTTTAAAGTATTAACAGGAGAACTTAATCCCTAATCACCTCCTATGATTTATGGCCAGTTAAAGGCAACTACAACACTTTCAGCATAGCGAGAAAGAAATAAATGTCTTTTGAACCTAAAACTCGGTCGAATAATAACAATCGGCTCCTGATTATTGGTGGTTACGGACAGGTGGGTCAGATCGTAGCTGCTCAGTTGGCACCTCTTTTCCCTAGTTCCGTCGTGGTCGCAGGCCGTAATCTCGAAAAAGCAAATACTGCCGCCAGCGAGATTGGATATGGAGCTGAAGCACAGGCGATAGATCTCTTCGCAACTTACAGTAAAGACGCACTTCTTGATATAGCGCTGGTCATCGTCTGCCTTGATCAGACTGATACAAGGTTTGTAGAGCAGTGCCTAATGCATGGCATTCACTATGTAGACATCAGTGCAAATTACGATTTTCTCTCTCAAATCGACAGGCTCGACGATCTCGCTTTGACAAACAATGCAACTGTCATACTTAGTGTCGGTGTTGCACCGGGTCTCACCAATATGTTGGCAAGGCGGGTGAGTGAACAAATGGAGAGTATCGACCAAATCGACATCGTTCTAGAATTTGGCCTGGGTGATCATCATGGACAGGCGGCAGTGGAGTGGATGTTCGATAACCTCGATGTAGCCTACACCGTGCAAGAGAATGGTCAGCCGATATCCGTGCGGAGTTTCAGTGAAAGTATTGATATTGGCCTTCCTGGGCAAGATATAGAGCGTCCCGCCTATCGATTCAACTTTTCAGATCAACATGTAATTAGACATACGCTTAATGTACCTACTGTCTCTACTTGGGTTCGCTTTGATGACCCTATTTCGACCTGGCTGATCGCAAAGTTATCCCAGGCTGGTTTTGGGGGGCTGTTGAAACAAGGTTGGGGGCGGGCAGTTGCGATTTGGCTACTTATGAATACACATATCGGTACGAATATCTGCGGTGTAGCTGTGCAGGCCAAGGGAAAAGCTAAGGATGGTGCCAACACACTTACGCTTGGCATCATTGGTCAGAGGGAAGCACTGATGACTGCAGTGATTACAGCCGAAATCGCCCGCCAGACTTTGTTTGCCCCTCCTCCACCGGGAGTACACCATAGCGAACAGGTAATCTATCTCGATCCGGTCATCGCTTCACTCAGGCGTGAACTGCCAGATCTTGTTGTGGCACTGTAAGTCTTGTTGTGTTGAATAGGTGAGAAAGTAATGATAGTAGCTGCTCCCATGCCCACTTATCCAATAAAGAAGGGACGATCCCATCCCTTAGGTGCAATTGTTGAACGCGATGGGGTCAATTTCTCAATATTTTCTGAACATGCCACATCGGTCGAACTGTTGCTGTTTAAGCAACATGACGGGCTAGAACCCATCCAAATTATTCCACTAGATCCAAATTCGAATAAAACGTTTCACTTCTGGCATGTTTATGTTCAAGGTTTAAAGCCAGGTGTATTTTATGCCTATCGAATCGATGGACCGATGGATCTAAAGGCAGGATATCGCTTTGACCGGCAAAAGATCTTAATTGATCCCTACGCTAGGGGTACCATCAAAACACTTTGGAATCGAGCGGATGCTTGCCAGCCAGGTAATAATCTAGCAACCTCTTTACGGAGTGTTGTTATCGATACCTCTGATTATGATTGGGAAGGCGATCTCCCCTTAAACAGAGCGATGAGCGAAACAATCATTTATGAGGTTCATGTCCGTGGATTTACTCTATCCCCCACGTCTGGCGTTGAACGTCCAGGTACGTTTGCTGGCTTGATCGAGAAGATTCCTTTTCTCCAAAAATTAGGCATTACAGCGGTTGAACTCCTACCTATATTTGAGTTTGATGATACAGAAATTGGGTACATAGATGACAAACCACTGAAGAATTACTGGGGCTACAGTCCCATGTGCTTCTTTTCTCCTCACTCTCATTGCTGTAATGAACCTGAAATAGGGTGTCA containing:
- a CDS encoding heavy-metal-associated domain-containing protein, with product MTMQLKVPNIVCGGCGKAIAKAIQSIDPNAEVQTDPKTKQVTVETQASLTSIRNAIAAAGYPAD
- a CDS encoding saccharopine dehydrogenase family protein gives rise to the protein MSFEPKTRSNNNNRLLIIGGYGQVGQIVAAQLAPLFPSSVVVAGRNLEKANTAASEIGYGAEAQAIDLFATYSKDALLDIALVIVCLDQTDTRFVEQCLMHGIHYVDISANYDFLSQIDRLDDLALTNNATVILSVGVAPGLTNMLARRVSEQMESIDQIDIVLEFGLGDHHGQAAVEWMFDNLDVAYTVQENGQPISVRSFSESIDIGLPGQDIERPAYRFNFSDQHVIRHTLNVPTVSTWVRFDDPISTWLIAKLSQAGFGGLLKQGWGRAVAIWLLMNTHIGTNICGVAVQAKGKAKDGANTLTLGIIGQREALMTAVITAEIARQTLFAPPPPGVHHSEQVIYLDPVIASLRRELPDLVVAL